The Candidatus Nitrosocaldus cavascurensis genome segment GTATATGGGTAAGAGATAAGTTAATTTAACCATAGAAGATAGTAGGCATATGCAGAAGGTACCAAGGATTCTTGTATCTGATGTAATGGACAGCAATGGTATAGAGGTTATGAGAAGGAACGGACTCCAAGTAGATTACAAGCCTGATATCAAGCATGAGGAGTTACTAGCCACCATAAAGGATTACAACATCTTGGTTGTGAGGAGTAGAACAAAGGTTAGGAAGGATGTGATAGATGCTGCTCAGAACCTCAAGATAATAGCAAGGGTTGGTGTGGGGCTAGATAACATAGATGTTGAGTATGCTAAGAGCAAGGGCATCAAGGTTGTGAATGCTGAGGAGGCAGCAATGAGTGCTGTTGCTGAACTTGTGATAGGGCTGATGATATGCCTAGCAAGGGGTATAGTAAGAGCAGACACTGCCATGAAGCAGGGTAGGTGGATAAAGAGCGAGTTGATGGGAATAGAGTTGAGGGGTAAGTACCTAGGTATAATAGGCATGGGGAAGATAGGTACGAGGGTTGCTAGACTTGCAAGAGCATTAGGCATGAACATAATTGCTTATGATGTTGTTAAGATAGATCCGATGCTGGTTAGGGAACTAGGCATAGTTACTACAGATCTTGATACATTGCTGAAGAGTTCAGACTTTGTTACACTGCATGTACCATTGAATGATTCTACTAGGCATATGATAGATGCCTCTAGGCTAGCAATGATGAAGAGTTCAGCATACATAATAAACACTGCTAGGGGAGCTGTTATAGATGAAGAAGCGTTACTTAATGCATTGAAGGAAGGGAGGATAGCAGGTGCAGCGCTTGATGTTTATGAGATTGAACCTCCAACCAACATGGAACTCATAAGGCTTCCAAATGTAATATGCACTCCTCACATAGGTGCACAAACAAGGGAGGCACAGGCATTAGCAGCAAGCATAATAGCGGAGAAGGTTGTACAACTCACAAGGGAACTATATATAGTATGATAGTAACTACAGGTGAGATTTAAGTAGTTAAGGTTATCTATACCATCTCTTAGTAATATTAACCTGTATGTATTATAACATATTATATAAAAGATTTACTTTCCAACTATTGGATAATGAATGTTGGTAGCAACGGTGTTGAGGAGAACAGGGACAATACCAATGGTGGTGAGAGGGCTAGAGGGGGAGATGGGAGGATGGTAACAGAGGATATAATAAACATCATAATGGGAGAACTCTCATCAACTAGAGTAGTTGATACCCAGACATACATAGCAGAGGTGCAGGCAAGGATGTGGAAGGCATTGAAGAGAGGTATGCACTTCAAGGCATTGACAAGATCATCAGAGGAGTTCCTAAAGCGACACCTCAACTCCAAGGTAAAACTTGTTGTGCTCTACGCTGATATGGTAGGCTCTACAAGGCTGAGCAGGATGCTCCCTGTAGAGAGGCTAGCAACAATAATACAGGCATACACTCAAGAGATGTCGCTCATAGCATTGAACTTCGATGGTTTAGTGCTCAAGTATGTTGGGGATGCTGTTATAGCATACTTCCCTGCAATGCATAACCTACTTCTTGCTGCAGATGATGCTGTGAACTGTGCAGTAGCAATGATAGAGGTGCTAAGGCAAGGGATAAACCCTGTACTCCTCCAGTACGATTATCCTGAACTTGCTATGAAGGTTAGCATGGATGTTGGGGAGCACTCAGTTATCCAGTATGGGAGTGATAAGAGCATGGATGTAGATGTGGTTGGGTATGGGATAAGCATGGCTGCAAAGATACATGCATTGGCAGAGAGCAACTCTATAGTTATAAGCCATAATGTATACGATGTGTTGCATCCAAACATGCAGAGCAGGTTCAAGCAGTTGAACCTTGATATAAGTAAGTGGGGTTACACAGATGAGGATAGTGGTGAGCTATACAAGGTATACATCTACAAGCCATAATGCTTAATGTAGACGATGATTGCTGTATCCTGCACATATTAGATATGTTTATCCATCTATATCACATCTATCTATCCATACATCTACCATCTAACATACATGCATCAACACTACAATAATCTACTCATACATCCAGCAGGCATTCAAGCATAAACTACACATAACTTCATATAATCCTTATAAGAGTTGTAAACCCTCTCTTATCCAACTCCAAACCATCCCTCTCATCATACTCTCCTACAACCACTGTTATAGATATGAGATCTGATTCCTTGCACTTACTTGCATCAAGTATAACTTTAGCATCTATAGCATTCATCAACCTATCATCATAGCCTAATACACTTACCGCATCACTAACCTCAGTTGCTGTTAGCAGTTGGAATATCTCATTCATCCTCCTGTTGTACATGGTTATTCCTACACTTCTACCCTCTTCCCTTGCCCTTGCCTTAACCTCCAACTCTATCATCCCTGCCTTATGCTCAGCATACCTCAACTGACCATCAACGTAAACTTGAAGGTAGAATGGATAGCCTGCTGTGAACTCTGCCATCTTGTTTATCCCATCATCCTTGATAACATCTATCTTCCTTATTGTATCACCATACCTTGCTATCCACGCACTACTTACCTTTACAACATTATCTATCATCTCAAGCCTCCATGCACTCTCCTCCTCATCCAAGTTGTATCTCTTAACCCAGTCCTTGTAATCATTGCTTATATCCCGTATGAACTCTATGCATGTAACCTTGTACTCATCTACACTCTCCCTACTTGAATGGTACATACACACAGTATAGAGGTGATGTGCTGTATTAACTTTTAATACAATAAATAGGAAGATTGGAGAGAGAAGAAGGAGAAAGATATCAGAACTGTCTATTCAGTATAGAGCCTAGCCTACCCCTTGTTACTGCTATCATCACAGCCATTATTGATGCTACTATAGCCATTATTGCTACAGGGAACTCTGGCACAACAACTATGTTGAACTCAGTCCTGTCTATAAGGTGGGTCTCCCCCTCTCCTGTCCTGAATGGCACAATATAACTAACCACAACCTTCTTTACTCCTTCACTCTCAAACCTAACAGTTACAGGCTGGAGGTTGTTGCTCAACTCCTGCTTTAATATACTCTTATCCCCATCGAATATCTCTATTGTATATCGTTCTGTCTCCTTCAATGGCCTCTTCCCTGCATCGTAGAGTTGTGCTGCTATCTGCACATCCTGCCCAGGCATTATGGTCTGAGGACCCCAGTAGAGCAGCACGTATACATTACCAGTGCTACCAAACTTCTCCAGTGGTGGCTTTGGTATCTCAACAACTCCAGGTGTTAACTCTATTGGCTTATCACTCCTCCCAAACCTCTTCAACTCAAATGAGTACTGTAATGGTATTGGCTCCTCTGTCCTGAATGCATATACCTCAGCCTTTATAGGTAGAGGAAAGTTCTCTGCAACCCATATCTTACTATCCTTAGCATATCTGAAGCCTACTATGGTAGTGTTCCATGTTGTGTTTGCTGCAGTTACCTGCTCATTTGTAACCTGTAGAGCAACAGGAGCACCAACACCAACTGGCACTCCTCCAGTTATTGCTAACCTTCCCCAAGCTGATGGTGCGAGTGGTTTTGGATCACTACTGTTTGCAAAGTCACCAAGCCATGCAAGAGTTCTCTGTATTATCGCTCTGTACTTGCTAACTGAAGGCTCTGCACTCTGTGGCTGCATGTTTATGCTCGATAGAACCATCTTTCCATTGCTTACAGCACCAGCATCGTTAATACTAACATCTGCTATCCAGTTGCCTTGGTCATCCCTTGAACCTAACCATATTGCAACCTCCAACTCTCTACCGCTCTCATACTCCAAATCTCTTATAGTGTACACAAAGTATGTACCAAGCTCTGCTCCCTTACCAGGGTACCATGTTGTCTGTGCATGAGCAGTTACAATGCTTGAGATTGAGAGTACTGCTGCTAACAGCAGAGATGTTACATATGTGGTTACTCTCTTCATTACTATTTATCATACACCATTTGCTTATAAACCTTCAACTATATGTGATAAGAGACCATAACATGCTACAATGCTAGAAACTCTTGCTATGCAAGAGTTTTGGTTTAATAAATAATTAGTAGTTAGGTAGGATTGGCCATACTGGTTGGCGGAAAGACTTTATATTATCTTGCTCTCCATTCATCAAGTATGTGTAGATGCCCTAAGGTTCACTTCTACGAGGTAGAGTTCAAGTTGGATGGGTTAAGAAGTGTAGCGTACCATAAGAACTGCGGAGATCCTCTCTCAGATGCACAGATGCAAGAGTTTGATAAGCAGTTGATCAAGCTTTGGGGTCTTGAGGTTCAGGAATGATTCTGTACTAAAAAGTTTATATAATTTCAGACTGATTGAATTGTGATGGCAGCAACTATTAAGGCAATGAGAGTAGAGCTGGATGTATCAAATGTTACATCCATAGATCAGGCAAGAGCGTACGTAGAGGAGATACAGCACCAGTATGCAGATCTAACAGTTACAAACATAAATGTTACAGCAAACAGGATAACATTCGATGTTGGCTCACCAGGCATGGAGGATCTTAGCCCTAGCGATATAAAGTTCAGGATAGAGGAGTTCTTGAACATGAATGTTGCTCCATTTGCTGTAAATAGGATCAATATAGGTGGAGCAGTCACTGTAACGCTAGAGGCAGCAAGGGCAGCTGCTAGCACAACAACAGCAGCAGCATTAAAGAAGATAGTAACAATAGAACTAGATGTGTCCAACGTTGCGTCTGTAGATCAGGCAAGAGCGTACGTAGAGGAGATACAGCACCAGTATGCAGATCTAACAGTTACAAACATAAATGTTACAGCAAACAGGATAA includes the following:
- a CDS encoding adenylate/guanylate cyclase domain-containing protein codes for the protein MNVGSNGVEENRDNTNGGERARGGDGRMVTEDIINIIMGELSSTRVVDTQTYIAEVQARMWKALKRGMHFKALTRSSEEFLKRHLNSKVKLVVLYADMVGSTRLSRMLPVERLATIIQAYTQEMSLIALNFDGLVLKYVGDAVIAYFPAMHNLLLAADDAVNCAVAMIEVLRQGINPVLLQYDYPELAMKVSMDVGEHSVIQYGSDKSMDVDVVGYGISMAAKIHALAESNSIVISHNVYDVLHPNMQSRFKQLNLDISKWGYTDEDSGELYKVYIYKP
- a CDS encoding D-2-hydroxyacid dehydrogenase, with product MQKVPRILVSDVMDSNGIEVMRRNGLQVDYKPDIKHEELLATIKDYNILVVRSRTKVRKDVIDAAQNLKIIARVGVGLDNIDVEYAKSKGIKVVNAEEAAMSAVAELVIGLMICLARGIVRADTAMKQGRWIKSELMGIELRGKYLGIIGMGKIGTRVARLARALGMNIIAYDVVKIDPMLVRELGIVTTDLDTLLKSSDFVTLHVPLNDSTRHMIDASRLAMMKSSAYIINTARGAVIDEEALLNALKEGRIAGAALDVYEIEPPTNMELIRLPNVICTPHIGAQTREAQALAASIIAEKVVQLTRELYIV